In Gordonia phthalatica, one genomic interval encodes:
- a CDS encoding TetR/AcrR family transcriptional regulator translates to MVASKTTSGPSRRDELLGIAGELFADRGLRSTTVRDIADAAGILSGSLYHHFDSKESMVDELLRDFLDSLFARYREIVDAGLPATDTLRQLVVASFEAIDSRHTAVAIYQNESRHLLGQDRFEYIGDRNVEFRRLWESQLRRGVDEGDFRADLDIDLVYRFMRDTVWVAVRWYRPGGSMTVEQIADQYLSIVLDGILPR, encoded by the coding sequence ATGGTGGCGTCGAAGACGACGAGCGGTCCGAGTCGGCGGGACGAGCTCCTCGGCATCGCGGGGGAGTTGTTCGCCGATCGCGGGCTGCGATCGACAACGGTACGCGACATCGCCGATGCCGCGGGAATCCTGTCCGGCAGCCTCTATCACCACTTCGACTCCAAGGAGTCCATGGTCGACGAGTTGCTGCGCGACTTTCTGGACTCGCTGTTCGCTCGCTACCGCGAGATCGTCGATGCCGGACTCCCTGCGACCGATACTCTCCGCCAGCTGGTGGTCGCGTCGTTCGAGGCCATCGACTCCCGCCACACCGCGGTCGCGATCTACCAGAACGAGTCGCGCCATCTCCTCGGTCAGGATCGGTTCGAGTACATCGGCGACCGCAACGTCGAGTTCCGCCGCCTGTGGGAGTCGCAGCTCCGCCGCGGCGTCGACGAGGGCGACTTCCGTGCCGACCTCGACATCGACCTCGTCTACCGCTTCATGCGCGATACCGTGTGGGTCGCCGTCCGCTGGTACCGCCCCGGCGGCTCGATGACCGTCGAGCAGATCGCCGACCAGTACCTGTCGATCGTCCTCGACGGCATCCTGCCCCGGTAA
- a CDS encoding aldehyde dehydrogenase family protein has translation MTKPADVAVRAGDKVSSESHTMEELLEIQKAAFLRDGIPDAHTRIDRINRLGQMLLDHADEITAALTADFGTRPADLSIAADVAGCMIDIAHQRRSAEKWMKETNVARIAGALGFKQRLRRDPLGVVAIMGPWNFPLQLTIVPAASAFAAGNRVLMRPSSITAKTTDVIARVAPDYFSIEELAVITSKHGGGSDFAKLKADHMFFTGSPEVGSSVAQEAAKNLVPVTLELGGKNPAIVDKTTDITKAAHFLADARMINGGQVCLCPDYVFVPEEKVGEFTEKVIARWTKNFPTIVDNDDYTSTINEKNYQRIVGLIDDAVELGAQKRQVMPAGEQLPNDAVRKIPPTLLTGVTPGMKIEDDEVFGPVLTVYPYRVLSEAIDKINSSGHPLTLYWAGDDNDNLKTVADNTRSGSISGNDFGLHMLSQGLPFGGVGRSGLGNYHGEFGFNTFSHARAVTVSKLPISFAEIMTAPFTKRDRRMADMQMKFWRFMNGRAVKKSAKKR, from the coding sequence ATGACCAAGCCTGCTGATGTGGCGGTGCGTGCCGGAGACAAGGTCTCGTCCGAGTCGCACACGATGGAAGAGCTGCTCGAGATCCAGAAGGCGGCGTTCCTGCGTGATGGCATCCCCGACGCGCACACCCGCATCGATCGCATCAATCGTCTGGGGCAGATGCTGCTCGATCACGCCGACGAGATCACCGCTGCGCTGACTGCAGACTTCGGCACCCGGCCCGCCGACCTCTCGATCGCGGCCGACGTCGCCGGCTGCATGATCGACATCGCGCACCAGCGGCGCAGTGCCGAGAAGTGGATGAAGGAGACCAACGTCGCGCGCATCGCGGGCGCCCTCGGCTTCAAACAGCGTCTGCGCCGCGATCCGCTGGGTGTCGTCGCGATCATGGGGCCGTGGAACTTCCCGCTGCAGCTGACGATCGTGCCCGCCGCGTCGGCCTTCGCCGCGGGTAACCGGGTGCTGATGCGTCCGTCGTCGATCACCGCGAAGACCACCGATGTGATCGCGCGCGTCGCCCCGGACTACTTCTCGATCGAGGAACTCGCGGTCATCACCAGCAAGCACGGCGGCGGCTCGGACTTCGCCAAGCTGAAGGCCGACCACATGTTCTTCACCGGCTCGCCCGAGGTCGGTTCCTCGGTGGCGCAGGAAGCCGCGAAGAACCTGGTCCCGGTGACGTTGGAACTCGGCGGCAAGAACCCGGCGATCGTCGACAAGACCACCGACATCACCAAGGCCGCGCACTTCTTGGCCGACGCCCGGATGATCAACGGCGGCCAGGTGTGCCTGTGTCCCGACTACGTCTTCGTTCCGGAGGAGAAGGTCGGCGAGTTCACCGAGAAGGTGATCGCCCGCTGGACCAAGAACTTCCCGACCATCGTCGACAACGACGACTACACGTCGACCATCAACGAGAAGAACTACCAGCGGATCGTCGGGCTGATCGACGACGCCGTCGAACTCGGTGCACAGAAGCGCCAGGTGATGCCGGCCGGCGAGCAGCTCCCGAACGACGCTGTGCGCAAGATCCCGCCGACGCTGCTGACCGGCGTCACCCCCGGCATGAAGATCGAGGACGACGAGGTCTTCGGCCCGGTCCTGACCGTGTACCCGTACCGCGTGTTGTCGGAGGCGATCGACAAGATCAACTCCAGCGGCCACCCGCTGACCCTCTACTGGGCTGGCGACGACAACGACAACCTCAAGACCGTCGCGGACAACACGCGCAGCGGGTCCATCTCCGGCAACGACTTCGGCCTGCACATGCTGTCGCAGGGCCTGCCGTTCGGCGGCGTCGGCCGGTCCGGCCTGGGCAACTACCACGGCGAGTTCGGCTTCAACACCTTCAGCCATGCCCGCGCGGTGACGGTGTCCAAGCTGCCGATCTCGTTCGCGGAGATCATGACCGCGCCGTTCACCAAGCGTGATCGGCGGATGGCCGACATGCAGATGAAGTTCTGGCGCTTCATGAACGGTCGTGCCGTCAAGAAGTCGGCGAAGAAGCGCTGA
- a CDS encoding acetyl-CoA C-acetyltransferase, which yields MTTPQAYIVDAVRTPVGKRGGSLAGVHSADLAAHVMKAIVERTGIDPAVVDDVVFGCVDTVGPQAGNIARTAWLAADMPLGVPGTTVDRQCGSSQQAIHFAAQGVMSGTQDVVLAGGVQNMSAVPISQAMIAGQELGFTTPFAESKGWQERFGDAEVSQFVGADMIAKKWNISRLDMEEFSLQSHQRAKAAIAAGHFDNEYVPLGDCVVDECPRDTSLEKMASLKVLAEGSDLTAGVASQICDGASATLVVSEKALKEYGLTPRARIHHMTVRGDDPVMMLSAPIPATKWALEKTGLSIDDIDVVEINEAFAPVVLAWLKETGADPARVNPNGGGIALGHPLGATGAKLFATMLNELERTGGRYGLQTMCEGGGTANVTIIERLG from the coding sequence ATGACCACACCCCAGGCCTACATCGTCGACGCCGTCCGCACGCCCGTCGGCAAGCGCGGCGGCTCGCTCGCCGGCGTCCACTCCGCCGACCTCGCCGCCCACGTGATGAAGGCGATCGTCGAACGCACCGGCATCGATCCCGCCGTGGTCGACGACGTCGTCTTCGGCTGCGTCGACACCGTCGGACCGCAAGCGGGCAACATCGCCCGCACCGCGTGGCTCGCCGCAGACATGCCGCTCGGCGTCCCCGGCACCACCGTCGACCGCCAGTGCGGCTCCAGCCAGCAGGCCATCCACTTCGCAGCGCAGGGTGTCATGAGCGGAACCCAGGACGTCGTGCTTGCCGGCGGCGTCCAGAACATGAGCGCCGTTCCCATCAGCCAGGCCATGATCGCCGGCCAGGAGCTCGGCTTCACCACCCCGTTCGCCGAGTCCAAGGGCTGGCAGGAGCGGTTCGGCGACGCCGAGGTCAGCCAGTTCGTCGGCGCCGACATGATCGCCAAGAAGTGGAACATCAGCCGCCTGGACATGGAGGAGTTCTCCCTCCAGAGCCACCAGCGTGCCAAGGCCGCGATCGCCGCCGGTCACTTCGACAACGAGTACGTGCCGCTCGGAGACTGCGTCGTGGACGAGTGCCCGCGTGACACCTCCCTGGAGAAGATGGCCTCCCTCAAGGTCCTCGCTGAAGGATCCGACCTGACCGCGGGCGTCGCTTCGCAGATCTGCGACGGCGCATCCGCCACCCTCGTCGTCTCCGAGAAGGCGCTGAAGGAGTACGGCCTGACGCCGCGCGCCCGCATCCACCACATGACCGTGCGCGGCGACGACCCGGTGATGATGCTCTCGGCGCCGATCCCGGCCACCAAGTGGGCGCTGGAGAAGACCGGCCTGAGCATCGACGACATCGACGTCGTCGAGATCAACGAGGCCTTCGCCCCCGTCGTGCTGGCGTGGCTGAAGGAGACCGGCGCCGACCCGGCCCGCGTGAACCCGAACGGCGGCGGCATCGCTCTCGGTCACCCGCTCGGCGCTACCGGCGCCAAGCTGTTCGCGACCATGCTCAACGAACTGGAGCGCACCGGCGGGCGTTACGGTCTGCAGACCATGTGCGAGGGCGGCGGCACCGCGAACGTGACGATCATCGAGCGACTGGGCTGA
- a CDS encoding SDR family oxidoreductase, protein MTRPVSPLATPPEETPGHDLLAGKKVVVTAAAGTGIGFSTARRVLMEGGDVLVSDFHERRLGETVEKLTAEFPDRQVTSFVCDVSSTEQVDALITNAAEQLGRIDVLVNNAGLGGETPVADMTDEQWDRVLDITLNSTFRATRAALRYFRDAGHGGSIVNNASVLGWRAQRGQAHYAAAKAGVMALTRCSAVEAADYGVRINAVSPSIAKHPFLAKVTTDELLDELASREAYGRAAEVWEIASVIAMLASDYSTYMTGEVVAVSSQRA, encoded by the coding sequence ATGACCCGACCCGTTTCCCCCCTCGCGACTCCTCCCGAAGAGACGCCCGGTCACGACCTCCTCGCGGGCAAGAAGGTCGTCGTCACCGCCGCCGCAGGCACCGGCATCGGCTTCTCGACCGCCCGTCGCGTCCTCATGGAGGGCGGCGACGTGCTGGTCTCCGACTTCCATGAGCGCCGCCTCGGCGAGACCGTCGAGAAGCTGACCGCGGAGTTCCCCGACCGCCAGGTGACCTCGTTCGTCTGTGACGTCTCCAGTACCGAGCAGGTCGACGCCCTCATCACGAACGCCGCCGAGCAGCTCGGCCGCATCGACGTACTGGTCAACAACGCGGGCCTCGGCGGCGAGACCCCCGTCGCCGACATGACCGACGAGCAGTGGGACCGCGTCCTCGACATCACGCTGAACAGCACCTTCCGCGCCACCCGCGCCGCCCTGCGCTACTTCCGCGACGCGGGCCACGGCGGTTCCATCGTGAACAACGCGTCGGTCCTCGGCTGGCGTGCCCAGCGCGGCCAGGCGCATTACGCCGCCGCCAAGGCCGGCGTCATGGCGCTGACCCGCTGCTCGGCCGTCGAGGCCGCCGACTACGGCGTCCGCATCAACGCCGTCTCGCCGTCCATCGCCAAGCATCCGTTCCTGGCGAAGGTCACCACCGACGAGCTGCTCGACGAGCTCGCCTCCCGCGAGGCCTACGGCCGCGCGGCCGAGGTGTGGGAGATCGCCTCGGTGATCGCCATGCTCGCCAGCGACTACAGCACCTACATGACCGGCGAGGTCGTCGCCGTCTCCAGCCAGCGAGCCTGA
- a CDS encoding acyl-CoA dehydrogenase family protein — protein sequence MTTINLADRTVDLGEWAEATPNAATVFAEAVRTWLEENLVGDFAELRGRGGPGSEHEFFAERLEWDRHLAASGWTCLGWPTEHGGRGATIEQRIIFHQEYARANAPARVNHLGEELLGPTLIEYGTPEQQKRFLPHIVNVTELWAQGYSEPGAGSDLAGVSTSGVLDDGQWVINGQKIWTSLAHLSQWAFVITRTEKGSTRHKGLSFLLVPLDQPGVTIRPIQQITGTSEFNEVFFDDARTDADLIVGAPGDGWKVAMGLLQFERGVSTLGQQVGFRRELDDLIAIAHSNGAVDDPEIAARLRRAKVGLTVMEANARRTLAGDIVSEAGAASVTKLLWANWHRDLGELAVAVVGAPSLIGPPATTEGRANDLSDPENVELDEWQRLLLFTRADTIYGGSNEVQRNIIAERVLGLPREARPA from the coding sequence ATGACGACGATCAATCTCGCCGATCGCACCGTCGATCTGGGCGAATGGGCAGAGGCGACGCCGAACGCGGCGACCGTCTTCGCCGAAGCAGTGCGCACCTGGCTCGAGGAGAACCTTGTCGGCGACTTCGCCGAGCTCCGCGGGCGCGGCGGTCCCGGCAGCGAACACGAGTTCTTCGCCGAGCGACTGGAATGGGACCGACACCTCGCGGCGTCGGGCTGGACCTGCCTCGGTTGGCCGACCGAGCACGGCGGTCGCGGTGCGACCATCGAGCAGCGGATCATCTTCCACCAGGAGTATGCGCGGGCCAACGCGCCCGCGCGGGTGAATCACCTCGGTGAGGAGCTCCTCGGTCCCACGCTCATCGAGTACGGCACGCCTGAGCAGCAGAAACGCTTCCTGCCGCACATCGTGAACGTCACCGAGCTCTGGGCGCAGGGCTACTCCGAGCCGGGCGCGGGCAGCGACCTCGCCGGCGTCTCGACCTCCGGCGTCCTCGACGACGGCCAGTGGGTCATCAACGGCCAGAAGATCTGGACGTCCCTCGCGCACCTGTCGCAGTGGGCCTTCGTCATCACCCGCACCGAGAAGGGCTCCACCCGGCACAAGGGCCTGAGCTTCCTGCTGGTCCCGCTCGACCAGCCCGGCGTCACCATCCGCCCGATCCAGCAGATCACCGGCACCTCCGAGTTCAACGAGGTCTTCTTCGACGACGCCCGCACCGACGCGGACCTGATCGTCGGCGCACCGGGCGACGGCTGGAAGGTCGCGATGGGACTGCTGCAGTTCGAGCGCGGCGTCTCCACCCTCGGCCAGCAGGTCGGCTTCCGCCGCGAGCTCGACGACCTCATCGCCATCGCCCACAGCAACGGCGCCGTCGACGACCCGGAGATCGCCGCCCGCCTGCGCCGCGCCAAGGTCGGACTCACGGTCATGGAGGCCAACGCCCGCCGGACGCTCGCCGGCGACATCGTCTCCGAGGCCGGCGCCGCGTCGGTCACCAAGCTGCTGTGGGCCAATTGGCACCGCGACCTCGGCGAACTCGCCGTCGCCGTCGTCGGAGCGCCGTCGCTCATCGGCCCGCCCGCCACCACGGAAGGTCGTGCCAACGACCTCTCCGATCCGGAGAACGTCGAACTCGACGAGTGGCAACGACTTCTGCTCTTCACCCGCGCCGACACCATTTACGGCGGCTCGAACGAAGTGCAGCGCAACATCATCGCCGAGCGTGTGCTCGGCCTTCCCCGAGAGGCACGACCAGCATGA
- a CDS encoding FadD3 family acyl-CoA ligase, translated as MFPNVLTTPAALHRAEKEWPDGVAVVDDQWGHRVSLTWPELADQVRRFAAGLISLGVQHGDRVAVWAPNSFHWPVAALGVQYAGAVLIPLNTRYTVSEASDIVDRAGARVVVVSGAFAGINRLAEVLGSSIPQGRTVVSVPLDDAAEADGVLTWDALMATATDELIAQARERADAVAEDDLSDILFTSGTTGAPKGVMAEHRQTIHGSHAWGANGRLSGTDRYLMVNPYFHTFGYKAGILPCLLFGTAMVPLAVYSPSVSMEVVAKERITVFPGAPTIFQTILDDPKRTEHDLSSLRLIVTGATIVPVVLIERLQSDLGVETVVTAYGQTETSGFITTCRPDDDAVTVATTCGRAFDGMEVKLSEQGEVLTRGLMVMRGYLDNPRATAETIDADGWLHTGDIGTLDERGNLTITDRLKDMYICGGFNVYPAEVEQLLSRFPDVTEAAVIGIPDDRLGEVGKAFVTVKPGADVSPDAVIAFAKEHLANFKVPRVVEIIDALPRNASGKILKREMR; from the coding sequence ATGTTCCCGAACGTGCTGACCACCCCTGCTGCCCTGCATCGCGCCGAGAAAGAATGGCCCGACGGTGTCGCTGTCGTCGACGACCAGTGGGGACACCGCGTCAGTCTCACCTGGCCCGAACTCGCCGACCAGGTACGACGATTCGCCGCCGGCCTCATCTCGCTCGGCGTGCAGCACGGCGACCGCGTCGCCGTCTGGGCGCCCAACAGCTTCCACTGGCCGGTCGCCGCACTCGGCGTCCAGTACGCCGGTGCCGTTCTGATCCCGCTCAACACCCGCTACACGGTGAGCGAGGCGTCCGACATCGTCGACCGCGCCGGCGCTCGGGTGGTCGTGGTGTCGGGCGCGTTCGCCGGAATCAACCGTCTCGCCGAGGTTCTCGGATCGTCGATCCCGCAGGGGCGCACCGTCGTCTCCGTCCCGCTCGACGACGCCGCCGAGGCCGACGGCGTCCTCACCTGGGACGCACTGATGGCGACTGCCACCGACGAACTGATCGCTCAGGCGCGCGAGCGCGCCGACGCCGTCGCCGAGGACGACCTCTCCGACATCCTGTTCACCTCGGGCACCACCGGCGCACCGAAGGGTGTGATGGCCGAGCACCGGCAGACCATTCACGGTTCGCACGCGTGGGGCGCCAACGGACGGCTGTCTGGGACCGACCGCTACCTGATGGTGAACCCGTACTTCCACACCTTCGGCTACAAGGCCGGCATCCTGCCGTGCCTGCTGTTCGGCACCGCCATGGTTCCGCTCGCCGTCTACTCGCCGTCGGTGTCGATGGAGGTGGTGGCGAAGGAGCGGATCACCGTCTTCCCCGGCGCCCCGACCATCTTCCAGACCATCCTCGACGACCCGAAGCGCACCGAGCACGACCTCTCGAGCCTCCGCCTGATCGTCACCGGCGCGACCATCGTGCCGGTCGTGCTGATCGAGCGCCTGCAGTCCGACCTCGGCGTCGAGACCGTCGTCACCGCCTATGGACAGACCGAGACCAGCGGTTTCATCACCACGTGCCGGCCCGACGACGACGCCGTCACCGTCGCCACCACGTGCGGTCGTGCGTTCGACGGCATGGAGGTGAAACTGTCGGAGCAGGGCGAGGTCCTCACCCGCGGTCTGATGGTGATGCGCGGCTACCTCGACAATCCCCGCGCCACCGCCGAGACCATCGACGCCGACGGGTGGCTGCACACAGGCGACATCGGCACCCTCGATGAACGCGGCAACCTCACCATCACCGACCGTCTGAAGGACATGTACATCTGCGGCGGTTTCAACGTCTACCCCGCCGAGGTGGAGCAGTTGCTGTCGCGCTTCCCCGACGTCACCGAGGCCGCCGTCATCGGCATCCCCGACGATCGGCTCGGCGAGGTCGGCAAGGCCTTCGTCACCGTGAAGCCGGGCGCCGACGTCTCCCCCGACGCCGTCATCGCGTTCGCGAAGGAGCACCTCGCGAACTTCAAGGTCCCGCGCGTCGTCGAGATCATCGACGCCCTCCCCCGCAACGCCTCCGGAAAGATCCTGAAGCGCGAGATGCGCTGA